One window of Mesorhizobium loti R88b genomic DNA carries:
- a CDS encoding PLP-dependent transferase: protein MRYITGAALPTMSAFLVLRGLKRTLTLRMEWHSTTALAIAQARDGHSAVGWVSSPSSTRIPIRRLPESRCRASPTLTARVALTNRSRVLKKAPAKSAMAS from the coding sequence GTGCGCTACATCACCGGCGCGGCGCTCCCGACTATGTCGGCCTTCCTGGTTCTGCGCGGGCTGAAAAGGACTCTCACGCTTCGCATGGAATGGCACAGCACCACGGCGCTTGCAATCGCGCAGGCGCGCGACGGGCATTCGGCCGTGGGTTGGGTGAGCTCCCCTTCCTCGACTCGCATCCCGATCAGGCGATTGCCCGAAAGCAGATGTCGGGCATCGCCAACGCTAACCGCGCGGGTGGCCTTGACCAACAGATCTCGAGTCCTGAAGAAAGCGCCGGCGAAATCCGCAATGGCGTCATAA
- the ubiM gene encoding 5-demethoxyubiquinol-8 5-hydroxylase UbiM yields MAGRDDSFDIIVVGAGPVGLSFAASLAHSQLKLAVVEGQSLERLASPAFDGREIALTHASIGILRELGAWDVISASDKSPLQGARVLNGSSPFALCFDSPGGSAEPLGVLVPNCQIRDALFKIIRLQGHARLLCGHSVVRATNSRQGAMITLSTGRQLSARLLVAADSRFSATRNLLGIGADINRLGNSMLICRVRHERPHHQIAIEWFDHHQTVAMLPLAPGVSSLLLTLPSNEADGLLALDDELFLRELTKRCRGRLGNMSLASQRYIYPLVTTWAHRFRAPSAALIGDAAIGMHPVTAHGFNIGLGGQKQLARGIETAWRDRRDIADPDMLHRYESRLRLSAAPLYHATNILVGLYLSEHPAARLARHVGLRLGQHLPFVRHGIAAMLRR; encoded by the coding sequence ATGGCCGGCCGTGACGACAGCTTCGACATCATTGTCGTGGGCGCCGGGCCGGTCGGACTTTCCTTCGCCGCATCGCTTGCTCATAGCCAGCTCAAACTGGCGGTTGTCGAAGGGCAATCCCTGGAAAGACTGGCAAGTCCGGCTTTCGACGGCCGCGAGATCGCGCTCACCCACGCCTCGATTGGAATCCTTCGCGAGCTCGGCGCCTGGGATGTTATCTCCGCTTCGGACAAGTCACCGCTTCAAGGCGCACGCGTCCTCAACGGATCGAGCCCGTTTGCGTTGTGTTTCGATTCCCCCGGCGGATCCGCGGAACCGCTGGGCGTTCTGGTCCCGAATTGCCAGATCCGCGATGCCCTGTTCAAGATCATCCGCTTGCAGGGCCATGCCCGGCTGCTGTGCGGCCACTCGGTCGTGCGTGCAACAAACAGCCGTCAAGGAGCAATGATAACGCTCTCCACTGGCAGGCAGCTGAGCGCTCGGCTTCTCGTTGCAGCCGATTCGCGTTTTTCCGCCACCCGCAATCTGCTCGGCATCGGCGCCGATATCAATCGGCTTGGCAACTCGATGCTGATTTGCCGGGTGAGGCACGAGCGCCCCCACCACCAGATCGCGATCGAATGGTTCGATCACCATCAGACGGTGGCGATGTTGCCTCTCGCGCCAGGCGTGTCGTCGCTGCTTCTAACTTTGCCCTCAAACGAGGCCGACGGACTGCTTGCCCTCGACGACGAGTTGTTCCTGAGGGAGTTGACAAAGCGCTGTCGAGGGCGCCTCGGCAACATGAGCCTGGCAAGCCAACGCTACATCTATCCGCTGGTCACGACCTGGGCGCACAGGTTCCGGGCGCCGAGCGCCGCATTGATCGGCGACGCGGCCATTGGCATGCACCCGGTGACCGCGCATGGCTTCAACATCGGCCTCGGCGGCCAGAAGCAGCTCGCCCGCGGTATAGAGACCGCATGGCGCGACCGTCGCGACATTGCCGACCCCGACATGCTCCACAGATATGAAAGCCGACTGCGCCTGTCGGCGGCGCCGCTCTACCATGCTACGAATATCCTCGTCGGACTCTACTTAAGCGAGCATCCGGCGGCACGGCTTGCAAGGCATGTAGGACTGCGCCTCGGCCAACATCTTCCCTTTGTCCGTCATGGCATTGCGGCCATGCTGAGGCGGTGA
- a CDS encoding aldehyde dehydrogenase family protein, translated as MLWRWHQLIKTIPTTLLPFLRQRLASRLAKPSRRSRMRRHICNGKPKRPTASLARRSPRPRLTGACWVIKQPIGVVGTITLWNFPASMVARKISPALAAGCTVILKPAEQTPLVAGAMCAAGLPDGVVNLIHACKGDAVGRTLINR; from the coding sequence ATGCTCTGGCGCTGGCATCAGCTGATCAAGACCATACCGACGACCTTGCTGCCATTCTTACGGCAGAGATTGGCAAGCCGCTTGGCGAAGCCAAGTCGGAGGTCTCGCATGCGGCGGCATATCTGCAATGGTAAGCCAAAGAGGCCAACCGCATCTTTGGCGAGACGATCTCCCCGCCCTCGACTGACCGGGGCATGCTGGGTGATCAAGCAGCCAATCGGCGTTGTTGGCACGATCACGCTATGGAATTTCCCGGCTTCAATGGTGGCGCGCAAGATCTCACCGGCTCTGGCGGCGGGCTGCACCGTGATCTTGAAACCTGCCGAACAGACGCCGCTCGTTGCAGGCGCAATGTGCGCGGCCGGCCTTCCCGACGGCGTCGTCAACCTGATCCATGCTTGCAAAGGCGATGCCGTCGGCCGCACACTGATTAACCGATGA
- a CDS encoding carbamoyltransferase family protein — MLCLGLSGGLDKVYENRFQIANTFMHDGAAVLVRDGQVIAAVEEERLNRIKHSNKLPISSVQYCLSAAGVQLSEIDHVAYYATETYCNAMLENMLASEPNASIPLDAKFLVQQLLAQEFGSELDPSRISFVSHHQAHAVSAFAMSGFEQSLIFAIDGSGDFQSGLVAVGSGAEISQLATFPENNSLGLFYLEVIRYLGYGLFDEYKVMGLAPYGDPVPYRELFEQFYELSANGEYRVHLDRIGPTLLRTIQVRQKGMPFTQQHKDVSASLQEALERIVFHILRHHREATGMTRLCLAGGVAHNCSMNGKLLYSGLFEDIFVQPASHDAGCALGAALIVSGELGRPAPRARLQEVYWGPDLASDHAVEEELKAWAGHLEFERTEAVADRAAEWMAGGAVIGWVQGRSEFGPRALGNRSILADPRPATNKDRINAMVKKREGYRPFAPSVLEEDAREFFDLPGSACEFPFMNFVVRVRDSKRGLLGAITHVDGTARLQTVSRKASPAYWDVINAFKQRTGIPILLNTSFNNNAEPIVDSVADSIATFLTTGLDGLVVGPFLVKKRATTLEDWTALAVSLPPYVSLYKVRAHTALDRQETVCEIRTDHSSRDGVRISHDLFDLLTRIEGEAVLADLLDTITLDQAQREALTGELRRLWEQRRVRMRPSQAARVDQN; from the coding sequence ATGCTGTGTCTAGGATTGAGCGGCGGATTAGACAAAGTCTATGAAAACCGATTCCAGATTGCGAATACATTCATGCACGATGGCGCTGCGGTGCTCGTCCGAGACGGACAGGTCATCGCGGCCGTAGAAGAGGAGCGCCTCAATCGGATCAAACACTCCAACAAGCTCCCAATCAGTTCGGTTCAATACTGTCTTTCAGCCGCTGGGGTTCAGCTCAGCGAAATCGATCATGTGGCGTACTACGCTACCGAAACCTATTGCAACGCCATGCTCGAAAACATGCTTGCTTCCGAGCCGAACGCCTCCATTCCGTTGGATGCCAAATTTTTGGTGCAGCAGCTGTTGGCGCAGGAGTTCGGTAGCGAGCTCGACCCTTCGCGTATCTCATTCGTAAGTCATCATCAGGCGCACGCCGTGAGTGCTTTTGCAATGTCGGGCTTCGAGCAAAGTCTGATTTTCGCGATTGATGGCTCTGGTGATTTCCAGTCGGGTCTTGTGGCGGTAGGATCTGGTGCTGAAATTTCGCAACTCGCGACTTTCCCAGAGAACAATTCCCTTGGGCTATTTTATCTCGAGGTGATCCGGTATCTCGGCTACGGCTTGTTCGATGAATATAAGGTAATGGGGCTTGCCCCCTACGGCGATCCCGTTCCCTATCGCGAGCTTTTCGAGCAGTTCTATGAACTGTCTGCAAACGGCGAGTATCGCGTCCACCTGGACCGCATCGGTCCGACTTTGCTTCGCACCATTCAGGTCCGGCAAAAGGGAATGCCATTCACCCAGCAGCACAAAGATGTGAGTGCGTCGTTACAGGAAGCGCTCGAACGCATCGTGTTTCACATTCTTCGGCATCATCGTGAGGCCACCGGGATGACGCGGCTGTGCCTGGCCGGCGGCGTTGCGCACAATTGCTCCATGAACGGCAAGCTGCTCTATTCAGGCCTTTTCGAAGACATCTTCGTGCAGCCCGCGTCGCATGACGCTGGCTGCGCATTGGGCGCTGCATTAATCGTGTCTGGTGAGCTGGGCCGCCCCGCGCCGCGTGCGCGACTGCAGGAGGTTTATTGGGGGCCGGATCTCGCGAGCGATCACGCTGTCGAAGAGGAACTAAAAGCATGGGCGGGGCACCTGGAGTTTGAACGCACTGAGGCGGTGGCGGATAGGGCAGCCGAGTGGATGGCCGGTGGCGCCGTGATCGGCTGGGTGCAAGGTCGTTCGGAGTTCGGGCCGCGCGCGCTCGGAAATCGCAGCATTCTTGCCGACCCCAGGCCCGCCACAAACAAGGACCGGATCAACGCCATGGTCAAGAAGCGGGAAGGGTATCGCCCGTTCGCCCCATCAGTGCTGGAGGAGGATGCGCGCGAATTTTTCGACCTCCCAGGCAGTGCGTGCGAATTTCCCTTCATGAATTTCGTGGTCCGTGTGCGCGACTCCAAGCGTGGTTTGCTCGGCGCCATCACGCACGTCGACGGTACGGCTCGGCTGCAAACAGTATCGCGCAAGGCCAGTCCGGCCTACTGGGACGTCATCAATGCCTTCAAGCAGCGCACTGGCATCCCAATTCTGCTCAATACGTCCTTTAACAACAATGCCGAGCCGATCGTGGATTCAGTTGCAGACTCGATTGCCACGTTCCTGACGACAGGGTTGGATGGACTTGTGGTCGGGCCGTTCCTCGTCAAAAAACGGGCCACAACGCTGGAGGATTGGACTGCGCTCGCGGTTTCATTGCCGCCTTATGTATCCCTGTATAAGGTCCGCGCTCACACGGCGCTGGATCGCCAGGAGACCGTCTGCGAAATCCGAACGGATCACTCCAGCCGTGACGGTGTGCGTATTTCACATGACTTGTTCGATCTGCTGACGCGGATCGAAGGCGAAGCCGTGCTCGCGGATCTCCTCGATACAATTACGCTGGATCAGGCCCAGCGCGAGGCTCTCACAGGAGAACTGCGACGGTTGTGGGAGCAGCGCCGCGTTCGCATGCGTCCCTCGCAAGCTGCTCGCGTCGATCAAAACTGA
- the nodS gene encoding nodulation methyltransferase NodS, with the protein MAADDPWRLDGNPFERERHTQILRLSLAQGRVANALEVGCAAGAFTERLAPICQRLTVIDVVEPAITRARLRMKETPHISWIISDVQQFSSDELFDLIVVAEVLYYVGDLDQIRAAVRNLVSLLAPGGQLVFGSARDANCQRWGHAAGAETTIAMLNESLTEIECIECRGASINEDCLLALFRKPISAS; encoded by the coding sequence ATGGCCGCAGACGACCCATGGCGGCTTGATGGCAACCCGTTCGAGCGGGAGCGCCACACCCAAATTCTCCGGTTGTCACTTGCGCAAGGTCGAGTCGCAAATGCGCTCGAAGTCGGCTGCGCTGCCGGCGCTTTTACGGAGCGGCTAGCCCCCATTTGCCAGCGGCTCACTGTGATCGATGTCGTCGAGCCAGCGATTACGCGAGCACGTTTACGCATGAAGGAGACGCCGCACATCAGCTGGATAATTTCCGATGTTCAACAGTTTTCGAGTGATGAGCTGTTCGACCTGATCGTCGTTGCGGAGGTTCTTTACTACGTCGGAGACCTCGATCAGATCCGCGCGGCAGTCCGCAACCTGGTAAGTCTGCTTGCGCCAGGCGGGCAGCTGGTTTTCGGATCGGCACGTGACGCCAATTGCCAACGCTGGGGGCACGCTGCTGGTGCAGAGACCACCATCGCCATGCTGAACGAATCGTTGACCGAGATCGAGTGCATCGAGTGCCGGGGCGCGTCGATCAATGAAGACTGCCTGCTGGCTCTCTTCCGAAAGCCGATTTCCGCTTCCTGA
- the nodI gene encoding nodulation factor ABC transporter ATP-binding protein NodI: MEREFHGQTSAKSSVPDSLSTVAVDFAGVTKSYGNKIVVDELSFSVASGECFGLLGPNGAGKSTIARMLLGMTCPDAGTITVLGVPVPARARLARRGIGVVPQFDNLDQEFTVRENLLVFGRYFGMSTRQSEAVIPSLLEFARLERKADARVSELSGGMKRCLTMARALINDPQLIVMDEPTTGLDPHARHLIWERLRALLARGKTIILTTHFMEEAERLCDRLCVLEKGRNIAEGGPQALIDEHIGCQVMEIYGGDPHELLSLVKPHSQRIEVSGETLYCYAPDPDQVRTQLQGRAGLRLLLRPANLEDVFLRLTGREMEE; the protein is encoded by the coding sequence ATCGAACGGGAGTTTCACGGGCAGACAAGCGCGAAAAGCTCCGTGCCTGACTCTCTGTCGACCGTGGCAGTCGATTTTGCCGGCGTAACCAAGTCGTATGGGAACAAGATCGTTGTCGACGAACTGTCGTTCTCCGTTGCGTCGGGAGAGTGTTTCGGCCTCCTCGGACCAAACGGGGCGGGCAAAAGCACGATTGCGCGTATGCTCCTCGGCATGACATGCCCTGACGCGGGCACGATCACGGTGCTCGGCGTCCCGGTGCCGGCGCGCGCTCGGCTGGCACGCAGGGGCATTGGCGTGGTCCCGCAATTCGACAATCTTGACCAGGAATTCACCGTACGCGAGAACCTGCTGGTGTTCGGACGCTACTTCGGCATGAGCACACGTCAGAGCGAAGCGGTCATCCCGTCGCTTCTCGAGTTCGCTCGCCTCGAGCGCAAGGCGGATGCGCGCGTCTCGGAACTGTCCGGCGGCATGAAGCGATGCCTGACAATGGCGCGGGCGTTGATCAACGACCCCCAGCTCATTGTGATGGACGAGCCGACCACCGGCCTCGATCCGCATGCGCGCCACCTGATCTGGGAGCGGCTGCGCGCCCTGTTGGCACGTGGCAAGACGATTATCCTAACGACGCATTTCATGGAAGAGGCTGAGCGATTATGCGATCGGCTGTGCGTGCTCGAAAAGGGCCGCAACATCGCCGAAGGCGGCCCGCAGGCGCTGATCGACGAGCATATCGGATGCCAGGTCATGGAGATTTATGGTGGCGATCCGCACGAGTTGCTTTCGCTGGTCAAGCCACATTCCCAGCGCATCGAGGTCAGCGGCGAAACCCTTTATTGCTATGCGCCAGACCCTGACCAGGTGCGCACGCAACTGCAGGGGCGAGCAGGTCTGCGTCTTCTTCTGCGTCCAGCCAATCTCGAGGATGTTTTCTTGCGGCTGACCGGGCGCGAGATGGAGGAGTGA
- the nodC gene encoding chitooligosaccharide synthase NodC: protein MTLFATASTVAICSYALLSTVYKTAQVFYTLPTNVPPTSGDPPGGEPWPSVDVIIPCYNEAPRTLSDCLASIASQEYAGKLQVYVVDDGSANRDALVGVHEEYAGDPRFNFIALPKNVGKRKAQIAAIRRSCGDLVLNVDSDTILAPDVITRLALKMQDQAVGAAMGQLAASNRSETWLTRLIDMEYWLACNEERAAQARFGAVMCCCGPCAMYRRSALVSLLDQYETQRFRGKPSDFGEDRHLTILMLKAGFRTEYVPEAVAATVVPNSMGPYLRQQLRWARSTFRDTLLAFQLLRGLNIYLTLDVIGQNIGPLLLSLSILAGLAQLVTTGTAPWTACLMIAAMTIVRCSVAAFRARQLRFLGFSLHTLINIFLLLPLKAYALCTLSNSDWLSRSSAANVTDTGGTSSKPNLVGSDAAYSEQQ, encoded by the coding sequence ATGACCCTGTTTGCCACAGCCAGTACTGTTGCCATCTGCTCTTATGCGCTACTGTCGACCGTCTACAAAACCGCGCAGGTGTTTTATACCCTGCCTACAAACGTACCGCCGACCTCGGGCGACCCGCCCGGCGGTGAGCCTTGGCCGAGCGTCGATGTCATTATCCCGTGCTACAACGAGGCGCCTCGCACCCTCTCGGACTGCCTGGCTTCCATTGCAAGTCAGGAATACGCCGGTAAACTGCAGGTCTATGTTGTTGATGACGGTTCTGCAAACCGCGATGCCCTCGTAGGTGTACACGAGGAATACGCGGGCGACCCGAGGTTCAACTTCATTGCGCTCCCAAAGAATGTCGGAAAGCGCAAGGCGCAGATTGCCGCCATTCGCCGCTCGTGCGGAGATTTGGTGCTGAATGTAGATTCGGACACGATACTCGCCCCGGACGTCATCACCAGGCTTGCGCTAAAGATGCAAGATCAAGCGGTCGGCGCCGCCATGGGCCAGTTGGCGGCTAGCAATCGCAGTGAAACTTGGCTGACGCGGTTGATCGACATGGAATACTGGCTCGCCTGCAACGAAGAGCGGGCAGCGCAGGCTCGGTTCGGTGCCGTCATGTGTTGCTGCGGTCCGTGTGCCATGTACCGGCGATCCGCGCTTGTTTCGTTGCTGGATCAGTACGAGACGCAGCGCTTTCGAGGGAAGCCGAGCGACTTCGGCGAGGACCGCCACCTTACGATCCTGATGCTGAAAGCAGGCTTTCGAACAGAGTATGTCCCGGAGGCCGTCGCGGCAACAGTCGTTCCCAACAGCATGGGTCCCTATCTGCGCCAACAGCTTCGCTGGGCCCGGAGCACTTTCCGTGACACGTTGCTGGCGTTCCAACTGCTGCGCGGCCTTAACATTTATCTCACATTGGACGTGATTGGCCAGAATATTGGCCCATTATTGCTCTCTTTGTCGATTCTGGCGGGGCTCGCGCAATTGGTAACGACAGGTACTGCGCCTTGGACGGCATGCCTGATGATTGCAGCCATGACTATAGTTCGCTGCAGCGTGGCAGCGTTTCGTGCGCGCCAACTTCGATTTCTCGGATTCTCGCTCCACACACTCATCAACATCTTTCTCTTGCTCCCGTTGAAAGCATACGCGCTGTGCACATTGAGCAACAGCGATTGGTTGTCGCGCAGCTCTGCGGCCAATGTGACAGACACTGGCGGCACCAGTTCAAAGCCGAACTTGGTGGGATCTGACGCAGCTTACAGCGAACAGCAATAG
- a CDS encoding ABC transporter permease → MIEGFAAALPANAWNWVAVWRRNYLAWKKVALVSLLGNLADPMIYLFGLGTGLGIMVGRVDGASYIAFLAAGMVAVSAMTASTLETLYAAFARMHSQRTWEAMLYTHITLGDIVLGELAWAATKAFMAGTAITIVTATLGYAAWPSVLYALPIIALTGCVFASLAMIVTALSPSYDYFVFYQTLVLTPMLFLSGAVFPLNQLPGAFQQIARCMPLSHAIDLIRPVMLDHPISGIALHVGVLGLYALLPFFLSMALLRRRLMR, encoded by the coding sequence ATGATTGAAGGTTTTGCGGCGGCGCTGCCGGCCAATGCGTGGAACTGGGTTGCGGTATGGCGACGCAACTATCTGGCATGGAAGAAAGTCGCACTCGTGTCGCTTCTCGGTAACCTCGCCGATCCTATGATCTACCTTTTCGGCCTAGGCACCGGCCTCGGCATAATGGTCGGCCGCGTCGACGGTGCGTCGTATATCGCCTTTTTGGCGGCCGGCATGGTCGCGGTAAGTGCGATGACCGCCTCTACCCTGGAAACATTGTACGCGGCTTTCGCTCGCATGCATTCTCAACGCACATGGGAAGCCATGCTGTATACGCACATTACCCTCGGCGACATCGTTCTGGGTGAACTGGCGTGGGCAGCCACCAAGGCCTTCATGGCCGGTACGGCTATTACCATCGTCACCGCAACCTTGGGCTATGCCGCCTGGCCGTCCGTCCTCTATGCGCTGCCAATCATTGCTCTGACAGGGTGCGTATTTGCGAGCCTCGCGATGATCGTCACCGCACTTTCGCCCAGCTACGATTACTTCGTGTTTTACCAGACGCTTGTCCTCACACCTATGCTGTTCCTGTCGGGCGCCGTTTTCCCATTGAACCAGCTGCCTGGCGCCTTTCAGCAGATAGCGCGATGCATGCCGCTGTCACATGCGATCGACCTCATTCGTCCGGTTATGCTTGATCACCCGATCAGCGGCATCGCCCTGCACGTCGGTGTGCTCGGCCTGTACGCGCTGTTGCCATTCTTCCTCTCGATGGCGCTGTTGCGCCGCCGACTAATGCGCTGA
- a CDS encoding NodA family N-acyltransferase has protein sequence MRPDVQWRLCWENELQLPDHLELSEFFRKTYEPTGAFNGKQFEGGRSWAGARPELRAIGYDVHGVAAHMGVLRRYIKVGDVDLLVAELGLYGVRPDLEGLGIAHSISVMYPVLQQLGVPFAFGTVRQALRNHVSRFCRKGLANILTGVRVRSTLPDVYSDLPSTTRVDDDVLLMVLPIGRSMSEWPAGTLIDRNGPEL, from the coding sequence ATGCGCCCTGACGTGCAGTGGAGGTTATGCTGGGAAAATGAGTTGCAGCTTCCCGATCACCTCGAACTCTCTGAGTTCTTCCGGAAGACCTATGAGCCGACCGGAGCCTTCAATGGAAAGCAATTCGAAGGCGGTCGAAGTTGGGCCGGTGCAAGGCCGGAACTCCGCGCAATCGGCTATGATGTGCACGGGGTAGCGGCTCACATGGGCGTGCTGCGCCGATACATCAAAGTTGGCGACGTTGATCTGCTGGTCGCTGAACTCGGTCTATACGGGGTGCGTCCGGATCTTGAGGGGCTGGGAATCGCCCATTCGATTAGCGTCATGTATCCAGTGCTGCAGCAGCTTGGCGTTCCATTCGCTTTCGGCACGGTTCGGCAGGCGCTCCGGAACCATGTTTCGAGGTTCTGCCGCAAAGGCTTGGCGAACATTCTGACGGGCGTTCGCGTGCGTTCAACCCTCCCGGACGTGTACTCCGATCTGCCTTCCACGACGCGAGTCGACGACGACGTACTCCTCATGGTGCTCCCAATTGGACGCTCGATGAGCGAGTGGCCGGCCGGCACTTTGATCGATCGGAACGGTCCAGAGCTATGA